In Vicia villosa cultivar HV-30 ecotype Madison, WI linkage group LG7, Vvil1.0, whole genome shotgun sequence, the DNA window TATTGGTAATACAATTACTTTTATAAACGAGAACAAGTTacagatatttttataaacaaaaaaatatattaattatttttggaaacgggaataagttaaaaagtatttttataaatggaaaagTCTAATCACAAACAGTTTCTAAGTGTTTATATTAGATCAAATAACTACATTTTTGTTACAAATGTTTTAAAATACTATTTGGATCAATGCATTAAGGTTGCTACatactattaatttaaatttgtgATTATGTGAATGTCTATGATCtgtaaaacaaatttcaaaactgacAAATGAGATATCGTGACGTGTAATATAAATCCAGACGGAACTCGTGCAATCTTACTAGTTCTAtatataattagaatatttttttagCTTAGTTGGTGAAATAGACTTGGAACAACTTGGACAAATTCTGCTGGCTTCATTGCGATCTCTAACCATTCATATATTTGACTGCGACATACCTCACATGGGTCGGTTTTTGAGCAGTTGTATCGATTGCCGTGAACTGGATTTAAGCTTCTATAGTGAAGTGTCAGGTACACTGAATGTTCCTCAACGATGGAACATTTTTTTCTGAACATTAATAAAACGCATATGGAGGTTGTAATGAATGCGGGCGACGTAGAACTTGTCGTTGATAATGGTAACGGTGGTGTGAACAATTGTATTTTTAAGATGAAGAATTTGATGATGGTGAGGATGATGATTTTAACGAGGATGAAAACGACAGTGAAGACGGTGATGATGACCAACATTGCGATGATGGTCTTTTTTGAAGATCATCAAGAAGACAATACTGATCATGAAGTTCATGGGGCACACATCACAATAATTTTGGTACAATTGATTTAATAAATGAGAATaagtttcatatatttttataaacggaaaaagtttattgttgatacaagtacttttataaacgggaataagttagaAGTATTTTTAACGAAAAAattctattgttgatacaatagTTTTTTAAATGAGAATATACTACAAGTAATTTTATAAACGGGGAAAgtctaatattaatataattatatttataaactgGAATAAGTTACAAATGTTTTTATGAACGCAAAAAGTATATTGGTACTACAATTACTTTTATAAACGGGAacaagttataaatatttttataaacaaaaaaatctactaattatttttagaaacagGAATAAGTTAAAAAGTATTATTATAAATGGAAAAGTCTAATCACAAATGGGTTCTAAGTGTTTATGTTGGATCAAATAagtatatttttgttataaatgTTTAAAAATACTACTTGGATCAATGCATTAAGGTTGCTACATACTATTAGTTTAAATTTGTGATTATGTGAAGGTTTATGATTTgtagaacaaatttcaaaactgaaAAATGAGATATCGCTATGTTTAATATGAATCGAGATGGAACCCGTGCTATCTTACTAGTTCTAtataaaattggaatatttttTAGCTTGGTTGGTGAAATAGACTTTGACAAGTTCGACAAATTCTGCTGTCTTTCGTGCGATCTTTCACCATTCATATATTTGACTGCGACATACCGTACATGAGTCGGTTTTTTAGCAGTTATATCAATTGCAGTGAAATGGATTTAAGCTTCTATAGTGAAGTGTCAGGTTCTCTGAATGTTCCTCAACAATTGAACATTTTTTTCTGAACTTTAATGAAACGGAAATTGAGGTTGTAATGAATGCGGGCGGCATAGAACTTGTCGTTGATAATGGTAACGGTGGTGTgaaatattgtattttttaaGATGAAGAATTTGATGATGGTGAGGATGATGATTTTAACGAGGATGAAAACGATGGTGAAGACGGTGATGGTGACCAACATTGCGATGATGATGGTTTTTTTGAAGATAACCAAGAAGACAATACTGATCATGAAGTTCACGGGGCACACATCACATAATAATTTTGGTACAGTTGATTTAATAAATGAGAATaagttacatatatttttataaacggaaaaaagtcTCTTGTTGATACAAGTACtcttataaacgggaataagttagaagtatttttataaacaaaaaaattctaTTGTAGATACGATAGTTTTTTAAATGAGAATATACTACAAGTAATTTTATAAACGGGGAAAGTCTAAtattaatacaattatatttataaactagAATAAGTTGCAAATGTTTTTATGAACGCAAAAAAGTATATTGGTCATACAATTACTTTTATAAACGGGaacaagttacaaatatttttataaacaaaataatctACTACTTATTTTTAGAAACGGGAATAAGTTAAaaagtatttttataaatggaaaagTCTAATCACAAACGGGTTCTAAGTGTTTATGTTGGATCAAATAAGTATATTTTTGTTACAAATGTTTAAAAATACTATTTGGATCAATGCATTAAGGTTGCTACATACTATTAGTTTAAATTTGTGATTATGTGAATGTTTATGATctgtaaaacaaattttaaaactgaCAAATGAGATATCGCGATGTTTATTATGAATCCAAACGGAACCCGTGCTATCTTACTAGTTCTAtataaaattggaatatttttAGCTTGGTTGGTGAAATAGACTTGGAACAACTTGGACAAATTCTGCTGCCTTTCGTGCGATCTTTCACCATTCATATATTTGACTGCGACATACCGCACATGAGTCGGTTTTTTAGCAGTTGTAACGATTGCTGTGAATTGGGTTTAAGCTTCTATAGTGAAGTGTCAGGTTCACTGAATGTTCCTCAACAATTGAACATTTTTTCTGAACTTTAATGAAAGGGATATTGAGGTTGTTATGAATGCGAGCGATATAGAACTTGTCGTTGATAATTGTAACGGTGGTGTGAAGAAttgtatttttgaagatgaagaagttgatgatggtgaagatgatgattttaACGAGGGAGAAAATGACGGTGAAGACGGTGATGGTGACCAGCATTGCGATGATGATGGTCTTTTTTGAAGATCATCAAGAAGACAAAATTGATCATGAAGTTCACGAGGCACACATCACATACTAATTTTGGTACAATTGATTTAATAAATGAGAAtaagttatatatatttttataaacggaaaaaattctattgttgatacaaatacttttataaacgggaataagttaaaAGTATTTCTAGAAACTAAAAAAGTctactgttgatacaattatttttttaaatgagaatATACTACAAGTAATTTTATAAACGGGGAAActctaatattaataaaattatatttataaacagAATAAGTTACAAAAGTTTTTATGAACGCAAAAAAATATATTGGTAATACAATTACTTTTATAAACGAGAACAAGTTacagatatttttataaacaaaaaaatatattaattatttttggaaacgggaataagttaaaaagtatttttataaatggaaaagTCTAATCACAAACAGTTTCTAAGTGTTTATATTAGATCAAATAACTACATTTTTGTTACAAATGTTTTAAAATACTATTTGGATCAATGCATTAAGGTTGCTACatactattaatttaaatttgtgATTATGTGAATGTCTATGATCtgtaaaacaaatttcaaaactgacAAATGAGATATCGCGACGTGTAATATAAATCCAGACGGAACTCGTGCAATCTTACTAGTTCTAtatataattagaatatttttttagCTTAGTTGGTGAAATAGACTTGGAACAACTTGGACAAATTCTGCGGGCTTCCGTGCGATCTCTAACCATTCATATATTTGACTGCGACATACCTCACATGGGTCGGTTTTTGAGCAGTTGTATCGATTGCCGTGAATTGGATTTAAGCTTCTATAGTGAAGTGTCAGGTACACTGAATGTTACTCAACGATTGAACATTTTTTCTGAACTTTAATAAAACGGATATGGAGGTTGTAATGAATGCGGGCGACGTAGAACTTGTCGTTGATAATGGTAACGGTGGTGTGAAGAATTGTATTTTTTAAGATGAAGAATTTGATGATGGTGAGGATGATGATTTTAACGAGGATGAAAACGACAGTGAAAACGCTGATGGTGACCAACATTGCTATGATGATGGTCTTTTTTGAAGATCATCAAGAAGACAATACTGATCATGAAGTTCACGGGGCACACATCACAATAATTTTGGtacaattaatttaataaatgagaataagttacatatatttttataaacggaaaaaagtcCATTGTTGATACAAGtacttttataaacgggaataagttagaagtatttttaatgaaaaaattctattgttgatacaatagTTTTTTAAATGAGAATATACTACAAGTAATTTTATAAACGGGGAAAgtctaatattaatataattatatttataaacagGAATAAGTTACAAATGTTTTTATGAACACAAAAAAGTATATTGGTACTACAATTACTTTTATAAACAGGAacaagttataaatatttttataaacaaaaaaatctactaattatttttagaaacgagaataagtttaaaagtttttttataaatggaaaaGTCTAATCACAAACGCGTTCTAAGTGTTTATGTTGGATCAAATAagtatatttttgttataaatgTTTAAAAATACTACTTGGATCAATGCATTAAGGTTGCTACATACTATTAGTTTAAATTTGTGATTATGTGAATGTCTATGATCTGGAACCCGTGCTATCTTACTAGTTCTAtataaaattggaatatttttTAGCTTGGTTGGTGAAATAGACTTTGACAACTTCGACAAATTCTGCTGTCTTTCGTGCGATCTTCCACCATTCATATATTTGACTGCGACATACCGTACATGAGTCGGTTTTTTAGCAGTTGTATCAATTGTCGTGAATTGGATTTAAACTTTTATAGTGAAGTGTCAGGTTCTCTGAATGTTCCTCAACAATTGAACATTTTTTTCTGAACTTTAATGAAACGGAAATTGAGGTTGTAATGAATGCGGGCGGAATAGAACTTGTCGTTGATAATGATAACGGTGGTGTGAACAATTGTATTTTTTAAGATGAAGAATTTGATGATGGTGAGGATGGTGATTTTAACGAGGATGAAAACGATGGTGAAGACGGTGATGGTGACCAACATTGCGATGATGATGGTCTTTTTTGAAGATAACCAAGAAGACAATACTGATCATGAAGTTCACGGGACACACATCACATAATAATTTTGGTACAGTTGatttaataaataagaataagttacatatatttttattaacggaaaaagtctattgttgatacaagtacttttataaacgggaataagttagacgtatttttataaacgaaaaaattCTACTGTTGATACGATAGTTTTTCAAATGAGAATATACTACAAGTAATTTTATAAACGGGGAAAGTCTAAtattaatacaattatatttataaactgGAATAAGTTGCAAATGTTTTTATGAACGCAAAAAAGTATATTGGTCATACAATTACTTTTATAAACGGGaacaagttacaaatatttttataaacaaaataatctactaattatttttataaacgggaataaattaaaaaagtatttttataaatggaaaagTCTAATCACAAACGGGTTCTAAGTGTTTATGTTGGATCAAATAAGTATATTTTTGTTACAAATGTTTAAAAATACTATTTGGATCAATGCATTAAGATTGCTACATACTATTAGTTTAAATTTGTGATTATGTGAATGTTTATGATctgtaaaacaaattttaaaactgaCAAATGAGATATTGCGATGTTTAATATGAATCCAGACGGAACCCGTGCTATCTTACTAGTTATAtataaaattggaatatttttAGCTTGGTTGGAGAAATAGACTTGGAACAACTTGGACAAATTCTGCTGCCTTACGTGCGATCTTTCACCATTCATATATTTGACTGCGACATACCGCACATGAGTCGGTTTTTTAGCAGTTGTATCGATTGCCGTGAATTGGAGTTAAGCTTCTATAGTGAAGTGTCAGGTTCACTGAATGTTCCTCAACAATTGAACTTTTTTTCTGAACTTTAATGAAACGGAAATTGAGGTTGTAATGAATGCGAGCGGCATAGAACTTGTCGTTGATAATGGTAATGGTGGTGTGAacaattgtatttttttagatgaagaagttgatgatggtgaagatgatgattttaACAAGGAAGAAAACGACAGTGAAGACGGTGATGGTGACCAGCATTGCGATGATGATGGTCTTTTTTGAAGATCATCAAGAAGACAATACTGATCATGAAGTTCACGGGGCATACATCACATAATAATTTTGGTACAATTGATTTAATAAATGAGAATAAGTTACatatattttgttataaatatagttttttgaaaaaaatttaccaACACAAATTTTACCAacacttttattttctcttcaatttcaaatttctctctcacaattttatcattttaactcaaattttctttttttttttttacttcaaaTTACATTTTTTTAGGTCAAATGGATCCTAATCATTTTCATTATCAACAAGCTATGTTCAACTTcatgcaaaattatcaaaatcctaatcctcaaaattctcaaattccACCGATGCCACCATTTTCTACTCAAATTGGTACTGAAAAAGAAGAAAGggttgttattaaaaaaaatctcgaGAGAAATTTACAAGGGATGAGGATATACTACTTATCCAATCATGGCTCAATGTTTCAAAGGATCCAATTGTGGGAGTTGATCAAAAGGCTGAGAGTTTTTGGGTAAGAGTCGCTGCCAATTATAACCAGTATCGTGGGCAATTGCGGGAAAAGGGACAATTAAAATGTCGATGGCATCGAGTAAATGACTTGGTTCAAAAATTTGTTGGGTGTTACAAA includes these proteins:
- the LOC131619820 gene encoding uncharacterized protein LOC131619820, with product MNASDIELVVDNCNGGVKNCIFEDEEVDDGEDDDFNEGENDGEDGDGDQHCDDDDEEFDDGEDDDFNEDENDSEDGDDDQHCDDDEEFDDGEDDDFNEDENDGEDGDGDQHCDDDGFFEDNQEDNTDHEVHGAHIT